Sequence from the Myxococcales bacterium genome:
GATGGAAGAACCCATGAAGAGTGACGACGGTGTGGTGAAGCGGCGTGCCGTGGTGGCGGGCCTTGCCGGCGCGGCGACCTTGGCAGCCATTCCCCTCATGACGCACGGCGATGACGCGGCGGCCCGAGGCAAAGGCGAGAGCAAGCCCGACCCGGCCGGCAGCGGCAAGACGGTCGCGACCAAAGGGCGCATGCCGGTGGCCTACATTCCTCATGGCGGCGGGCCGTGGCCCTTCGTCGACGTCGGCATGTCCAAGGCCGACAAGGAGTCGCTGACGGCCTACCTCAAGGCTGTTCGAGCGCTCCCGCGCACGACGCCGAAAGCTTTGCTCGTCGTGTCAGCACACTGGGAGGAGTCGGTGCCGACGGTGATGACCAACCCGAAGCCTCCTCTCTTCTTCGACTACTACGGGTTCCCGCCCGAGTCCTACAAGCTCACGTGGCCCGCGCCCGGCGATCCGGCGCTCGCGGCGCGTGTGCGAGAGCTTCTCGCGGCGGCCGGCATGAAGAGCGGCGCCGACGACAAGCGCGGCTTCGATCACGGCACGTTCATTCCCCTCAAGCTCACCTACCCCGAGGCCGACATCCCGACGATTCAGCTCTCGCTCAAGAAGGGGCTCGATCCCGCCGAACACGTGGCCATCGGGCGCGCCATCGCGCCCTTGCGCGACGAGGGCGTGTTCATCCTCGGCAGCGGCATGTCGTTCCACAACATGGCCGGCTTCGGCGATCCGCGCGCGCGCGCCACCTCCGTGTCGTTCGACAACTGGCTCAAGGAGAGCGTCTCGCTCGACGAAGACGCGCGCGACAAGCGCCTCCGCGAGTGGGCCTCGGCGCCAGAGGCGCGCAGGGTGCACCCGCGCGAAGAGCACCTCCTGCCGCTCATGGTCGTGGCCGGCGCGGCCGGCGCCGATCGCGGCGCCATCGCCTACAACGGCGACGCTTGGGGCGTGAAGCTCTCCGCCGTGCACTTCGGGTAGCGGCGTGGCGGTCACCGAAGCGTGATTCGCTTCGCCGGCAAGTAGAGCGCAGCGGTTACAGCTTCGGCGCCGGGCGCGAGACCGCCTCGCCGAGGTTCGGGAGTGCCATCACCCCCGAGCCCACGCGCGTTTGGATGTCGACGAAGCGCGTGTCGTTGGAGACGAAGCACGCGAACCCCTCGGCCTTCGCCGGGACGAAGTCGGTGGAGATCAGCTCGGCGCCGCCTTGCACGTGGACGCCCACGGCGGAGCGGGCGACGACCGATTTGGTGAGCGATGCGTTGGCGGCGGCAACGGCGATGGCCGCGCCTGGGTGGCCCGTGAGCCAACACTCGTCGAGCCGCAGCACGCCGCCCTCCAAGGCCGCCACGCCCAAGCCGAAGTCGCCGGCGGCGCGGCGCGTATCACGCACCAAGCTCCGCTCCATCGTAACCTCGGCGCCTACGCCGACGACCACCGACGTCTCGTTGTTCTCGGCGACCACCGAGTCGCGAACGCTCGCGACGGCGCCGCGACTAAGCTCGAGCCCTCGGCCGAAATGGCCCGTCTCGTCGCCGAGCGAGCGAAACACGACGGTGCTTCGGACCTCCGCGCGCGCGAGGGCGCCCGACTCGTCGGCCTGCGAGACGAGGATGCCAACACCGACGTTGTTCGTCGCCGCACTGCCCGTCAGCTTGAGCGAGCCGCCGAAGCTCACGCCGATGCCGATGCCGCGCTTCGCTGGCCCCGCCGTGCCTATCCTGCGGGTCCCCGTCACCAGGAGCCGCTCGGCCGCCACCAACGTCGCTGGGTCTTGCACCGCGAGGCCTGCGAGCGAAGCGTTGACGATGGCCGTCGACGAGAGCTCCGCCGACGCGCCGCCTGCGACGCGAAAGCCGTGAACGCCAGGAGCCGCCGCACCGTTGTGAATCAACAACCCCGTGGCACGCACGAAGCTAGACGGCTCGAGCACGAGGAGCTGCGCGTCACCGGCCGTCGAAACGATTGAACTCGACGTGAGTTCGAGGCGGCCGCCCTTCGACACCTGCACCCCACGCCCAACCTTGTCGACGGCGCGCGTGTCTCGAACGATCAGTCGCCGCGCTGCGGCGGTGCCGCCCGACACCATGAAGCTGACGCGCTCGCCGCCATCGAGGAGAGCGCCATCGATCTCAGCGTTCCCATGGTCGACGACGGCAACCAGCGTGGCGAAGCCGTCGTTGTGCACGCGCGTGACGACCACGCTGTTGAGCGTGCCGGTCGTGCCCTGCCCGCCGATGACGACGCCTGTGCCGGTCGCGCCTTCCACGGACACGTCCTCGAGCTCGAGCCGGCCGCCGACCTGAGCCGCGGCACCCCAACCAAACTTGCCCGTGGCCTCGTCAGGGACGACGCCGTCGATACGCGTGCGCGCGACGCGGAGCCGGGACCCCTTCTCGGCCGCGTAGGCGCCCATCCAACGACTGTCCAAGATCTGCGAGTCCTCGAGCGTGGCCTCCGCGCCGCCTTTGACCAACACGCCGCCCTTGTGGCCACGCAGGGTCACGCCCTTGATGAAGACCTTCTTGGCCCCGTCCGCCACCAAGATGCCGGCGCGACCATCACCGGGATTTTCGATGACGACGTCGCGGGCGCACTTGCCGACGAGCTGAATGTCCGACCGATCGACGTCCACATCCTCGACGTAGGTCCCTGGGTGGATGGCGATGACGTCGCCCGCCTTGGCGCGCTGCACCGCGGTGAAGATGGAGCGCGTGTGCTTTGCGTCCGTGGTCGCGAAGCTCGCGTCGACGAAGAGCGTCGCTTCCGGAGGTGGAAAAGGGCGGGTGCAATCGTCGATCGGTACGCACGAGGTGGAGCCGAGCGTCGCCCTCGTGCCGGGCGGGCACGCAGACGGCGGAACCGCCACGCGGCAGCCCCAACCGCTCGGATCCTTCTCAAAGGGCGCGTCACACGCCGTCCATCCAACGGGGGTGCAGCCGTCGGCGCCCAGAAACGGAGCCGAGCCTGCGGGGCAGTCTTCTTTGGGGAGCGTATCGGCGCACGAGCCGGTGGCGACGTCGCGAACGAAGCCCACCGGGCAATCGGAGGCCCCGCGACACGAGTCGCCGTTGCAAGCGGCCGCAGGCGCGGGCGCGGTGGGCGATGAGCACGCCAACGGCAGCAGCAACAGGGCCGCTAGAATGATCGCGTCCAGCCGCACGGGTTGGCTCTGACACAAGCCCGCGAGCGAGGCACGCTGCTGTTGAAGACATGTGGTGTTTGTCGACGCCCGCCGTAGCCCTTCCCGGGGCCTTGATCCACCGCGCCGCCACTCACCTGGCGGGGGCGCCCCGGGAGCAGCGGCATTTCTCGGCACGAGCGGAGGCACGGAATTCGCTGCTAGACGCCTCATGCGCATCCTGACCACGCTGCTTCTTGGACTCGCGATGACCGCATGCGGCTCAGAGTCCTCGACCACCGAAACCTCCGAGGATGAAGAGGCCCTCTCGCTACGAAGCCTTTGCAGCGGAGCCGGCACGGAGGACTTCCGAGGCATCGAGGGGACCTTCGTGCGCCGCGGCACCAAGAAGGCCGACGAGATGGAGCGGCTCGTAGTCTCCCAAGCCGCGCCGGCCACGGGCCCGCGAGAGGCCACCTACACGAGGACGCTCACACGGAGCTGCTCGGCCCCCGGCTGCAAAGACGAGACGGGCACGATGTCGCTTTTGCCAGACAACGCTGCGTTCTCCGTGAGCTTCGGGTTTCGAAGTGCCCAGCAAACGTCGCCCGAGGAGGGCGAGCTGTACTTCGTCTTGGGGGCCGCACGAGGGAGCAACGGCACCGACATCACCGAGCTGTGCGTCGCTCGCGTCGTGACTGCACAAGACGTGCGCAGGCCTTTCGCCATGAAGCGGGTGGTGCCGTCGCCGTAGGGTGAATCCAAAAAGCTGGGTTGCCGCCGGCGCCAATCGCGGGAAGAGTCCCGCCCCATGCGTTCGCTTTCGTCGTGGCCCGTCGTCGCCTTGCTGTTGCTCGCCTCATGCAAGGAGCAACCGAAACCCGCCCCCGCGCCCGCGACGTCGGCGAAAGCGACGCCGAGGTTCGCCGACTTCGACGACTTCGTGAAGACCCAGAACGTCGACGCCGGAGGCGCCGCGCCGGCCACCGCCCCTGTCGATGTCGCGGCGACCGCGATCGGGACAGCGGACGGCGGAGCCGCCACGGCAACGGCCGCCACAGCGCCGGCACCGGGGGCGGGGCCGGCCATCAAGCTGCTAGAGCCGGGCGCCGAACCCCGCACGGCCGCGCGCTACGACTTCGCGACGGAGACGCCGCAGTCCACTGTGGCGACGGTGCGCATGTCCGCGCAAGGGGGACCGCCAGGCTCCGACCAGCAGCCGCCGCTCAAGTTGACCCTCAAGCTCACGCCCGGGCCCAAGGCGCCGAACGGCGCCGTGAAGTTCGCCCTCCAAGTGACGAAGGCCGAGATCGTCACCGGCGGCATGGCCGTCCCACCGGAGGCCGTGCAGGAGCTCAAGGCGGCGGAGACGGCGATGATGCGCGTCGGCGGCGCATTCACAGCGAGCCCGCGCGGCACCTTGAGCGAGGTCGCGATCGGCGGCAAAGGCGCGCCGCCCGAGCTGCAAGAGCTCATCGGTCCGCTCGTGGAGCTCCTCTTTGCGCCGCTCCCAGAGGAGCCCATCGGTGTCGGCGCGAAGTGGTCCCTCGGCGGTGGAGCGTCGCGCGAAGGCACCCAGACGTCCACGTTCACGCTGACGGCGCGCACCGACAAGACCGCCGAGATCAGCATCGATGGCGTGCGCTCCGCGCCGCCTCAGAAGGTGCCCGATCCGCGCGCGCCGCCGGGCGTCACGATGCAGCTCGACGGCAAGACCAAGACGAAGATGTCGGTGCGCTTCTCCGGCATCACGTCGAAGGTCGATGGCGACACGAAGACGAGCATGACCATCAAGGATCCGAGCACGACGCCGCCGCGCACGCAGACGAACGTGATCTCGGTGAAGCACTCGCTCGTCGCCCTTTGACGCCGAGCCCGCGCCGGCCAGCGGGGCGGAGCGGCGCTCGCCGGGAGCACGCGCCCAATGGCAACACCTTGCCCGCGGCGCGTCGGCCGCTTGCCGCGATGCTCGCGCAGAGCGTCCCCCCTTTCGTAAGGCTTTCGTAGCGAGGTCGCGACGCGTCGGCCCGGCACGTCCGCTGCAGCTGCCGGGGCGTGACCGCAGGATCACCACAAAGTCCCTGGGCTACCTCCGACGCCGGCGCCGCAGCAAGGCGCGTGGCCCTCGAACCCTTCGACGCGCGACGTGCGGAGCTGCGCGAGACCATCCGCAGCATCGATGCAAGCGGCGACACAAGTGACGCGGTCGGCGCGGTCCGGCAGCGGCTCGAGAACGAGCAACTCATGCTCGACATCGATCAGCAGACCATGCTCCCACCGCACCTCACGGCGTCCGGCGAGTTCGAGGCCGGCGACTTCCGGTCGTATTACGAGTCGATGGGTTTCGGTTCGTTCGATGATCTGAGTCCCGAGGCTCAGTTCAACTTCATCCGCAGTGAGGGTCCTGCCTACCTGATGGAGCGCCAAGGCGAGGCGGCGCTGGCAGCCGGCGAAGCGGCGCTCCCCGGCGCCGGCGGCGAGGTACTCGGACAGGCGATGGCCATGGGTGTCATTCGTCCCTGGCGAGGTCCGCCGCGTCGGCGCGCGGCGGGGCGAAGTTGCTCGACGTGCACCGAACAGCAGGCAACGCCGCGCGAACCCTACGTGACGCTCTACCGCGGCATCCAGGTGCGGCGCGGCGAGCCGGTGGACCCTGCGTACCAGAACCCCGGAAGTCGCGGACAGATGGCCAGCAGCTCCGCCGCCGACGCGCTTCACTACGGCATCAATCCTGCGGGCCCGCGGCGCGCCGGCGCCGACGAGATCGTCTTGATACGAATGCACGTTCCTAGGAGGCTCATCGACGGTCGCCGCGTCTACGATCCTTCGCCCGGCGCGCCGCGTAACGACAACGAGTCTTGGCACCTCGTGATCGATCCGCAGCAGGTGAACATTCGCACGCTCCCCGGCTACCGCGAGCTGCGCGTTCCGCTGCGCGAGGTCGCGGGGCCCGCCAACGAGGCGGGCATGCGCACGCAGATCGATCCCGCCGTGCGCTATTGGACGCGGCGCCTGGAGGCCGGCGCGCCCGCGCCTGGACACAACGGCGGGCCACCGCTCGACCCGTGACGGCGCGCCGTCGGCAGCGCGGGGCCTCTAGTTCCCGAAGCGCTCGACCATCGGGGCGAAGGCTGCGTCGACGGCGACATCGGCGCCGCTCGTGGCGGCGTTCGTCGCGACCATCATCACGAGCCCCTTGGCCGGCGCGATCCATGTCGTCACGAGGTTCATGGTGTTCGAGCCGGAATGACTGAGCGTGGTGCCGCCGGCCCACGGCCGCGTGCCGACATCCCATCCGGCGGCGTAGGTTCCGCCCTTCGGCGGGGTTTGCAGCCGTTGAAACGTCGCCGCCGACGCGAGCTTCGAACGGCCCTTGGGTCCCTCGAGGTGCGCGTTCAAGAACTTCGCCTAATCCTCGAGCGGACAATGAACCGTGCCGGCCGGCCCCATGGACCGGGGATTGTCGCCATAGACGTCAGGCGCGACGGGCATGAGCTTGCCGCCCTCTTCGAAATGCGCCCACGGCTGGTCCACCGTCGCCGGCGCCGTTGCGGCAGGGCCGAAGCCACACCGATTCATGCCGAGCGGCGCGAAGAGGCGCTCCTTCATGAGCGTCTCCCAAGATTTTCCCGTGGCGCGCTCGAGGACGACCCCAGCGGCCATG
This genomic interval carries:
- a CDS encoding dioxygenase, with the protein product MEEPMKSDDGVVKRRAVVAGLAGAATLAAIPLMTHGDDAAARGKGESKPDPAGSGKTVATKGRMPVAYIPHGGGPWPFVDVGMSKADKESLTAYLKAVRALPRTTPKALLVVSAHWEESVPTVMTNPKPPLFFDYYGFPPESYKLTWPAPGDPALAARVRELLAAAGMKSGADDKRGFDHGTFIPLKLTYPEADIPTIQLSLKKGLDPAEHVAIGRAIAPLRDEGVFILGSGMSFHNMAGFGDPRARATSVSFDNWLKESVSLDEDARDKRLREWASAPEARRVHPREEHLLPLMVVAGAAGADRGAIAYNGDAWGVKLSAVHFG
- a CDS encoding serine hydrolase, with amino-acid sequence MNAHLEGPKGRSKLASAATFQRLQTPPKGGTYAAGWDVGTRPWAGGTTLSHSGSNTMNLVTTWIAPAKGLVMMVATNAATSGADVAVDAAFAPMVERFGN